In one Arthrobacter jinronghuae genomic region, the following are encoded:
- a CDS encoding NAD(P)H-dependent glycerol-3-phosphate dehydrogenase, with protein sequence MTPRSEHPAVVAVLGAGSWGTAFAKIAADSGAERGTDVRLWARRPEVAADINGRHRNTQYLKDTVLPANLRAFTDLGEVLAGAEMVVLAVPAQSLRAQLKDVAGRIPADAVVVSLMKGLERGTDARMSQVIAEELGLPAERIAVVSGPNLAMEIARQEPTASVVACTDLDTAAWIAEACTAPYFRPYTNEDVVGTEIGGIVKNVIALAVGICDGKGMGDNTKASVMTRGLAETTRLALALGGNAETMAGLAGMGDLIATCSSPLSRNHTAGTLLAQGLSLAEVNASMTQTAEGIKSAQAVLDRATQLGVYMPITENVVAVLQGVITVDELGPRLLARELKSEGVSAP encoded by the coding sequence GTGACCCCCCGCAGTGAACACCCCGCCGTCGTCGCCGTCCTGGGCGCCGGCAGCTGGGGTACCGCCTTTGCCAAGATTGCCGCCGACTCGGGCGCCGAACGCGGCACCGATGTCCGGCTCTGGGCGCGCCGCCCCGAGGTGGCCGCTGACATCAACGGCAGGCACCGCAACACCCAGTACCTCAAGGACACCGTCCTGCCCGCCAACCTGCGCGCCTTCACGGACCTCGGCGAGGTGCTCGCCGGAGCCGAAATGGTGGTCCTCGCCGTCCCTGCACAGTCCCTGCGCGCGCAGCTCAAGGACGTAGCTGGACGGATCCCCGCGGACGCCGTCGTCGTGTCGCTGATGAAGGGACTGGAGCGGGGCACCGACGCCCGGATGAGCCAGGTGATCGCCGAGGAACTGGGACTGCCCGCCGAGCGTATCGCCGTGGTTTCCGGACCGAACCTCGCCATGGAAATTGCCCGCCAGGAGCCCACCGCGTCCGTGGTGGCCTGCACCGACCTGGACACGGCCGCCTGGATCGCCGAGGCCTGCACGGCGCCGTATTTCCGTCCCTACACCAACGAGGATGTGGTGGGCACCGAGATCGGCGGCATCGTCAAGAACGTTATTGCCCTCGCGGTGGGGATCTGCGACGGCAAGGGCATGGGGGACAACACCAAGGCCTCCGTGATGACCCGCGGACTGGCCGAAACCACCCGCCTGGCCCTGGCGCTGGGCGGCAATGCGGAGACCATGGCCGGCCTGGCCGGTATGGGTGACCTGATTGCCACCTGTTCCTCGCCGCTGTCCCGCAACCACACGGCCGGTACGCTGCTGGCCCAGGGCCTGAGCCTTGCCGAAGTCAACGCGTCCATGACCCAGACGGCCGAGGGCATCAAGTCCGCGCAGGCCGTGCTGGACCGTGCCACCCAGCTGGGCGTCTATATGCCCATCACCGAAAATGTTGTCGCCGTACTGCAGGGCGTAATTACTGTTGATGAACTGGGTCCGCGGTTGCTGGCCCGAGAACTGAAATCCGAAGGTGTGTCCGCCCCGTGA
- a CDS encoding DAK2 domain-containing protein yields the protein MKRWLSNAEVSLGNHSDRLNAINIFPVADGDTGTNLYLTLCAASRAIAEEDTADIGELLGTAGRAAMEEARGNSGTLFSVFLTSMAEPLAGATRLSAPLLAAALQRAQLRSWSVLSDPVPGTMLSVLEAAAHAASDSEPAVTGDDSNVGLALTLRAIMDAALTAVIHTESQLDALAAARVVDAGGVGFLLILDALRAAALGEELQEELLDGLHGYDVQDPHIHAHMPRMEGVEVMCTITLSPLDAATLRLQLDELGDSVIMSAVSPVGDGYRWRIHVHTPDAGTTIDLLRTLGDPENLTITELSADGHETKEVPEAHGL from the coding sequence CTGAAGCGATGGTTGAGCAACGCAGAGGTCTCCTTGGGTAACCACAGCGACCGCCTCAATGCCATCAATATCTTTCCCGTGGCCGACGGCGATACCGGCACCAACCTCTACCTGACTCTCTGCGCCGCCTCGAGGGCCATTGCGGAAGAGGACACCGCCGACATCGGCGAGCTGCTGGGAACAGCCGGCCGTGCCGCAATGGAAGAAGCACGCGGCAACTCCGGCACCCTGTTTTCCGTCTTCCTCACCTCCATGGCAGAACCCCTGGCCGGCGCAACCCGGCTCTCCGCGCCGTTGCTCGCCGCCGCCCTGCAGCGGGCGCAGCTGCGCTCCTGGTCGGTGCTCAGCGATCCGGTGCCCGGCACCATGCTCTCCGTCCTCGAGGCCGCAGCGCACGCCGCCTCCGACAGCGAACCCGCCGTCACCGGAGACGACAGCAACGTAGGACTCGCACTCACGCTGCGGGCCATTATGGACGCCGCCCTGACCGCCGTCATCCATACCGAGAGCCAGCTGGATGCGCTCGCGGCGGCACGCGTGGTGGACGCCGGCGGCGTCGGCTTCCTGCTGATTCTGGACGCCCTGCGTGCTGCAGCCCTGGGCGAGGAACTGCAGGAAGAACTGCTGGACGGACTGCACGGCTACGACGTCCAGGACCCGCACATCCACGCCCACATGCCCCGCATGGAAGGCGTGGAAGTCATGTGCACCATCACCCTCAGCCCGCTGGATGCAGCCACTCTGCGGCTGCAGCTGGACGAGCTGGGGGACTCCGTCATCATGAGCGCCGTGAGCCCGGTGGGAGACGGCTACCGCTGGCGGATCCACGTGCACACCCCCGACGCCGGTACGACCATCGATCTGCTGCGCACGCTCGGTGATCCCGAGAACCTGACCATCACCGAGCTGTCCGCTGACGGACACGAAACCAAAGAAGTCCCCGAGGCACATGGACTCTAG
- a CDS encoding LCP family protein has protein sequence MSEHPFSAETDVPANTGRRTSRPVRNMLLMIPALVLVAALAAGGFLWHLAWTFDSSTKTITNALPEARPEKGAAAGDSQNILLMGTDTRDPASSDARSDTMMLVHIPGDRSGVYVMSIMRDTWVEIPGYGEQKINAAMALGGVSLTVDTVQTLFDIPVDHVAIIDFEGFQGLTDALGGVTLNNDIAFQSEGDHGEYFAAGPITVKRESALKYVRERYAFTDGDYQRVKNQQAFLSGVVSGVLNTQTLTNPVKISNIVGEISPYLSVDEDLDAAAAGALAVSLRSVRSGDVHMFTLPNAGVGTSSDGQSIVVPDYAAIAEIGTALDSDDLADYVRSAAPRN, from the coding sequence GTGAGCGAGCACCCCTTTTCCGCCGAAACTGACGTTCCCGCAAATACCGGGCGCAGGACATCGCGCCCGGTACGAAATATGCTGCTGATGATTCCGGCCCTCGTGCTGGTTGCCGCACTTGCCGCCGGTGGCTTCCTGTGGCATCTGGCGTGGACTTTCGACAGCTCGACGAAGACCATTACCAATGCGCTTCCAGAGGCACGGCCGGAGAAGGGCGCTGCCGCAGGAGACTCGCAGAATATCCTGCTGATGGGCACCGATACCCGGGATCCCGCTTCCAGCGACGCACGGTCGGACACGATGATGCTGGTCCATATCCCGGGCGACCGGAGCGGCGTTTACGTCATGTCGATCATGCGCGACACGTGGGTGGAGATCCCCGGGTACGGGGAACAGAAGATCAACGCCGCCATGGCTCTCGGCGGAGTTTCCCTGACTGTGGACACTGTGCAGACCCTGTTCGATATCCCTGTCGACCACGTGGCGATCATCGACTTCGAAGGGTTCCAGGGTCTAACGGATGCCCTGGGCGGGGTTACCCTCAACAACGACATCGCTTTCCAGTCCGAGGGGGACCATGGGGAGTACTTTGCCGCCGGGCCGATCACTGTGAAGAGGGAGTCTGCGCTCAAGTACGTCCGCGAGCGGTACGCCTTTACCGACGGCGACTATCAGCGGGTCAAGAACCAGCAGGCTTTCCTCAGCGGCGTGGTCTCCGGCGTCCTCAACACGCAGACCCTGACCAACCCGGTAAAGATCAGCAACATAGTGGGCGAAATTTCGCCGTACCTGAGCGTGGATGAAGATCTGGACGCCGCCGCGGCAGGGGCTTTGGCCGTGAGCCTCCGCAGCGTCCGGTCCGGGGATGTCCATATGTTCACGTTGCCGAACGCCGGAGTGGGAACGTCCTCCGACGGGCAGTCCATTGTGGTGCCGGACTATGCAGCCATCGCCGAAATCGGTACTGCACTGGACTCTGACGACCTTGCCGACTACGTCCGGTCCGCAGCACCCCGGAACTGA
- the murA gene encoding UDP-N-acetylglucosamine 1-carboxyvinyltransferase has translation MGSVLTIRGGVPLSGKVPVRGAKNLVPKAMVAALLGNGPSTLRNVPEIKDVEVVTSLLQLHGVEVTKDPVTGDLTMDPKNAKTAASKDIDAHAGDSRIPILLCGPLMHSLGEAFIPDLGGCKIGDRPIDYHLQMLRNFGAVVEKRPGGISISAPKGLSGAKLELPYPSVGATEQVLLTAVKAVGITELRGAAVEPEIMDLIAILQKMGAIISVQTDRVIRIEGVSELTGYNHRALPDRNEAASWASAALVTKGDIYVEGADQKDLTAFLNTYRKIGGAFDIDDGGIRFYHPGGPLNPLVLETDVHPGFMTDWQQPLVVALTQAEGVSIVHETVYENRFGFTDALIRMGANIQVHRECLGSVPCRFGQRNFLHSAVIAGSVQLRGAEIDIPDLRGGFSHLIAALAAEGTSRVTGIELINRGYEHFQGKLEGLGADFDVASGGSAGLR, from the coding sequence ATGGGTAGCGTCCTCACCATCCGAGGCGGTGTTCCTCTCTCAGGGAAGGTACCGGTCCGCGGGGCGAAAAATCTGGTCCCCAAGGCGATGGTTGCGGCCCTGCTTGGCAACGGCCCGTCCACACTGCGCAACGTTCCTGAAATCAAGGACGTAGAGGTAGTTACGTCCCTGCTGCAGCTGCACGGCGTTGAGGTCACCAAGGACCCTGTCACGGGCGATCTCACCATGGACCCGAAGAACGCCAAGACGGCGGCGTCCAAGGACATCGACGCCCACGCAGGCGATTCCCGCATCCCGATCCTGCTCTGCGGGCCCCTCATGCACAGCCTGGGTGAAGCCTTCATTCCTGACCTCGGCGGCTGCAAAATCGGCGACCGGCCCATCGACTACCACCTGCAGATGCTGCGCAACTTCGGTGCAGTGGTGGAAAAGCGCCCCGGCGGCATTTCCATTTCCGCGCCCAAGGGCCTCAGCGGCGCCAAGCTTGAACTGCCCTACCCGAGCGTCGGAGCCACCGAACAGGTGCTCCTGACTGCCGTGAAGGCCGTGGGTATCACCGAGCTGCGCGGTGCAGCCGTTGAACCCGAGATCATGGACCTCATTGCCATCCTGCAGAAGATGGGCGCCATCATCTCCGTGCAGACGGACCGCGTGATCCGGATCGAAGGCGTTTCCGAACTGACCGGCTACAACCACCGGGCGCTTCCGGACCGCAACGAGGCCGCTTCCTGGGCTTCAGCGGCCCTCGTCACCAAGGGCGACATCTATGTGGAGGGCGCGGACCAGAAGGACCTCACCGCGTTCCTCAACACGTACCGCAAGATCGGCGGAGCGTTCGACATCGACGACGGCGGCATCCGGTTCTACCACCCGGGCGGCCCGCTGAACCCGCTGGTACTGGAAACCGACGTCCACCCCGGCTTTATGACGGACTGGCAGCAGCCGCTGGTGGTCGCCCTGACCCAGGCCGAGGGTGTGTCCATCGTGCACGAAACCGTGTACGAGAACCGCTTCGGCTTCACGGATGCGCTTATCCGGATGGGTGCCAACATCCAGGTCCACCGTGAGTGCCTGGGCAGCGTCCCGTGCCGTTTCGGCCAGCGCAACTTCCTGCACTCGGCTGTCATTGCCGGATCCGTGCAGCTGCGCGGTGCCGAGATCGACATCCCGGATCTGCGCGGCGGCTTCAGCCACCTCATTGCGGCGCTGGCTGCCGAGGGCACCTCGCGGGTGACCGGCATCGAGCTGATCAACCGCGGGTACGAGCACTTCCAGGGCAAGCTCGAGGGCCTCGGCGCGGACTTTGACGTCGCTTCCGGCGGATCTGCCGGACTCCGGTAG
- a CDS encoding D-alanine--D-alanine ligase family protein, with protein sequence MPAGTIEDRSGPVRPRVAVLFGGRSSEHAVSCVTAAGVLQAIDTSKYDVVPIGIAKNGQWSLVSADPAEWSLRAATLPEVPASKESVVLSSQDGSRELVAHAAGSLPRSLGSIDVVMPLLHGPFGEDGTLQGMLEMADVRYVGAGVLASAVGMDKHYMKVVFEAAGLSVGPYEVITDRQWLRDPQSCLDRAGALDFPLFVKPARAGSSMGITRVTDAAELPAAIEAARLHDPKVVVEAGIIGREIEVAVLQGRGTEDPRTSQPGEVAVRDGGHEWYDFEAKYVDGAAADLSCPADLPADITAQVRTLAGTAFEAVGGEGLSRVDFFYTPDGQLIINEINTMPGFTPISMYPQMWAKSGLPYTELIDELISLALDRKTGLR encoded by the coding sequence CTGCCCGCCGGTACCATCGAGGACCGTTCCGGACCCGTGCGCCCCCGGGTAGCCGTCCTGTTCGGCGGACGCTCCAGCGAGCATGCCGTCAGCTGCGTGACAGCCGCCGGTGTGCTGCAGGCCATCGATACGTCAAAGTACGACGTCGTCCCCATCGGCATCGCGAAGAACGGCCAGTGGAGCCTGGTCTCGGCTGATCCGGCTGAGTGGTCCCTGCGCGCCGCGACCCTGCCCGAGGTTCCGGCGTCGAAGGAATCCGTGGTGCTCTCCTCGCAGGACGGCAGCCGCGAACTGGTGGCCCACGCCGCCGGCAGCCTGCCCCGCAGCCTGGGCTCCATCGACGTGGTGATGCCGCTGCTGCATGGCCCCTTCGGCGAGGACGGAACCCTCCAGGGCATGTTGGAAATGGCTGACGTGAGGTACGTGGGAGCAGGTGTCCTGGCGTCCGCCGTCGGCATGGACAAGCACTACATGAAGGTGGTCTTCGAAGCCGCAGGCCTCTCGGTGGGCCCCTACGAGGTCATCACGGACCGGCAGTGGCTGCGCGATCCGCAGTCCTGCCTGGACCGCGCCGGTGCCCTCGATTTCCCGCTGTTCGTCAAGCCCGCCCGCGCCGGTTCGTCCATGGGCATCACCCGCGTCACGGACGCAGCGGAACTGCCGGCAGCCATCGAAGCGGCACGCCTGCACGATCCGAAGGTCGTAGTGGAAGCCGGGATCATCGGCCGGGAGATCGAAGTGGCCGTCCTCCAGGGGCGGGGCACGGAGGATCCGCGCACCAGCCAGCCCGGCGAGGTTGCGGTGCGCGACGGCGGCCACGAGTGGTACGACTTCGAAGCCAAGTATGTGGACGGCGCAGCGGCAGACCTCAGCTGCCCGGCCGACCTGCCGGCGGATATCACGGCCCAGGTCCGCACGCTCGCCGGAACCGCTTTCGAAGCAGTGGGCGGTGAAGGCCTGTCCCGGGTGGACTTCTTCTACACCCCGGACGGCCAGCTGATCATTAACGAGATCAACACCATGCCCGGCTTCACACCCATCAGCATGTATCCGCAGATGTGGGCCAAGTCCGGACTGCCGTACACCGAACTGATCGATGAACTGATTTCCCTGGCGCTGGACCGGAAGACGGGACTGCGCTAG
- a CDS encoding lysophospholipid acyltransferase family protein, which produces MTESNKSRVVFALLAGSLRPVFNIFLKKQWQGAENLPKDPGFIVCPNHVTEIDPVVVGHFLYNQGRPPHFLAKASLFKVPVLGPALSATNQVPVERITTGAAGSLDAAREALAAGRTLVIYPEGTLTRDPDLWPMKGRTGAARLALQTGVPVIPIAHWGAQEAFPRYAKFPKLFPRKRVRLVVGKPVDLSEFAGLPVTKAVLDAATERIMSDLTDMVSKLRGAQPPTERWNPVARGQRQVGRSFENGAGGSGTSTKPIQPEAGQ; this is translated from the coding sequence ATGACGGAATCGAATAAGTCACGGGTTGTTTTTGCGCTGCTCGCCGGATCTCTCCGGCCGGTATTCAATATCTTCCTGAAAAAGCAGTGGCAGGGGGCAGAGAACCTGCCCAAGGATCCGGGCTTCATTGTCTGCCCGAACCACGTGACTGAAATCGATCCGGTGGTGGTGGGGCACTTCCTGTACAACCAGGGCCGCCCGCCGCACTTCCTGGCGAAGGCATCGCTCTTCAAGGTGCCCGTGCTGGGGCCGGCACTGTCCGCCACGAACCAGGTCCCGGTGGAGCGGATCACCACCGGGGCCGCCGGTTCGCTGGATGCCGCCCGTGAAGCCCTGGCGGCAGGGCGCACTCTGGTGATCTACCCCGAAGGCACCCTCACCCGGGATCCTGATCTCTGGCCGATGAAGGGCCGGACCGGGGCCGCGCGGCTGGCCCTGCAGACCGGGGTGCCCGTCATCCCGATCGCCCACTGGGGTGCGCAGGAAGCCTTCCCGCGCTACGCGAAGTTCCCCAAGCTGTTCCCGCGCAAGCGGGTGCGGCTGGTGGTCGGCAAGCCCGTGGACCTGTCCGAATTCGCCGGACTGCCGGTCACCAAGGCTGTGCTCGACGCAGCCACGGAACGGATCATGTCCGACCTCACGGACATGGTCTCCAAGCTCCGCGGTGCCCAGCCGCCCACCGAGCGGTGGAACCCCGTGGCCAGGGGCCAGCGGCAAGTGGGACGTTCCTTCGAAAACGGAGCCGGCGGATCCGGCACATCAACCAAACCAATCCAACCGGAGGCCGGACAGTGA
- a CDS encoding DUF3515 domain-containing protein yields MKSYALPAVLVLSAVAAAGCSPVASVNPAPDAANPDCAAVMVALPDEIAGYALRDTDSQSTAAWGNPSRAILKCGVPVPGPTTDPCASVNGIDWILREGEDTWTATTYGREPAVEVLFDPNEVASSTLLVQLQNAVSKIEPTSQCLSPQDTLDLESEQG; encoded by the coding sequence ATGAAGTCCTATGCGTTACCAGCAGTACTCGTTCTCTCGGCAGTGGCCGCCGCCGGCTGCAGCCCGGTAGCCAGCGTTAATCCGGCTCCGGACGCGGCCAACCCGGACTGTGCCGCCGTCATGGTGGCCTTGCCGGACGAGATAGCGGGTTACGCCCTGCGGGACACGGACAGCCAATCGACGGCTGCGTGGGGCAACCCGTCCCGGGCGATCCTGAAGTGCGGCGTCCCCGTGCCGGGCCCGACAACCGATCCCTGCGCCTCGGTGAACGGCATCGACTGGATCCTGCGTGAGGGCGAAGACACCTGGACCGCCACCACCTACGGCCGGGAGCCGGCGGTGGAAGTTCTCTTCGATCCAAACGAGGTTGCCTCGTCCACGCTCCTGGTCCAGCTGCAGAACGCGGTGTCGAAAATCGAGCCCACCAGCCAGTGCCTCAGCCCGCAGGACACCCTGGATCTGGAATCCGAACAGGGCTAG
- a CDS encoding ATP-dependent DNA helicase RecG, giving the protein MDSRLPGELDFPLDRRIGKTTANAMEKQLGLKTVGDLLHHFPRRYLERGELTPIAEIPFDEDVTLIARVQSNNRRQMRARKGTIVEVVVTDDTDGSLGQLHLTFFNGFNASKELTVGTRAMFSGKVGAYRGQLQLTNPSYVLLDEDSVDEDEAKRPIPVYRASARVASPTIAKSVSMLLDSMEGARLRDPIPAAIRERDRMPDIVAAYNRIHRPATMEEAYAARHRFRYQEALVLQTALARRRALTAEEEATARPAVPGGLLDRFDAALPFTLTRGQADIGRDLSTELGGDHPMNRLLQGEVGSGKTLVALRAMLQVIDAGGQAALLAPTEVLASQHYESITAMLGPLGRGGQLDGDPDGTRVALLTGSMNTAGRRAAMLDAASGAAGIIIGTHALLSENVSFADLGLVVVDEQHRFGVEQRDVLRTKGHSTPHLLVMTATPIPRTVAMTVFGDLEVSTLTELPAGRARISTYVSPLAEKPQWEQRIWARAREEIDAGRQVYVVCPKIGAKEEEPGTDLALFDSKEAAEGRARAERQELTSVTELVEYLTTVPALAGKSIAPLHGRLDPNDKHETMAAFNRGDIEVLVSTTVIEVGVDVPNASLMVIMDADRFGISQLHQLRGRVGRGGLPGTCLLVTQLEPGHPSRERLEAVAATTDGFELSRKDLELRREGDILGASQSGGRSTLKLLRAVQDEKLIEKARADAVALVAADPDLRDYPALDEAIEAYLNPEAEAFLERG; this is encoded by the coding sequence ATGGACTCTAGGCTCCCCGGAGAACTCGACTTTCCGCTGGACCGACGGATCGGCAAAACCACGGCCAACGCCATGGAGAAACAGCTTGGCCTGAAGACCGTCGGCGATCTGCTCCACCATTTCCCGCGCCGGTATCTGGAGCGCGGTGAACTCACGCCCATCGCGGAGATACCGTTCGACGAAGACGTCACCCTGATAGCCCGGGTGCAAAGCAACAACCGCCGGCAGATGCGGGCCCGCAAGGGGACAATCGTCGAGGTGGTCGTCACCGACGACACCGACGGCAGCCTCGGACAGCTGCATCTGACGTTCTTCAACGGGTTCAATGCCTCCAAGGAACTCACCGTCGGCACCCGGGCCATGTTCTCCGGCAAGGTGGGCGCCTACCGGGGCCAGCTGCAGCTGACCAATCCCAGCTATGTGCTCCTGGATGAAGACTCGGTGGATGAGGACGAAGCCAAGCGCCCCATCCCGGTCTACCGCGCGTCGGCCAGGGTGGCCAGTCCGACCATCGCCAAGTCCGTGTCGATGCTGCTGGACAGCATGGAAGGCGCCCGGCTGCGGGATCCGATCCCGGCGGCGATCCGGGAGCGCGACCGCATGCCGGACATCGTTGCGGCTTACAACAGAATCCACCGGCCGGCCACCATGGAGGAGGCCTACGCCGCACGGCACCGGTTTCGGTACCAGGAAGCCCTGGTCCTGCAGACCGCACTGGCCCGGCGTCGTGCCCTGACCGCCGAAGAGGAAGCCACCGCGCGTCCGGCAGTGCCCGGGGGTCTCCTGGACCGCTTTGACGCGGCCCTTCCTTTCACCCTGACTCGCGGTCAGGCCGACATCGGGCGGGACCTATCCACTGAACTGGGCGGGGACCACCCCATGAACCGCCTCCTGCAGGGCGAGGTGGGTTCGGGCAAGACCCTGGTGGCCCTGCGCGCCATGCTGCAGGTGATCGACGCCGGGGGACAGGCCGCACTGCTGGCACCCACTGAAGTCCTGGCATCCCAGCACTACGAGTCGATCACCGCCATGCTCGGCCCGCTGGGCCGCGGCGGACAGCTTGACGGCGACCCGGACGGCACCCGCGTGGCGTTGCTCACCGGCTCGATGAACACCGCCGGGCGCCGGGCTGCGATGCTGGACGCTGCCAGCGGCGCGGCCGGAATCATCATCGGCACGCACGCCCTGCTGTCCGAGAACGTTTCGTTTGCCGACCTCGGCCTGGTGGTGGTGGATGAACAGCACCGGTTCGGCGTCGAGCAGCGCGACGTGCTGCGCACCAAGGGGCACAGCACCCCGCACCTTTTGGTCATGACGGCCACCCCGATTCCCCGTACCGTGGCGATGACTGTCTTCGGTGACCTGGAGGTCTCCACCCTCACCGAGCTGCCGGCCGGGAGGGCCCGCATCTCCACCTACGTCTCGCCGCTGGCGGAGAAGCCGCAGTGGGAGCAGCGGATCTGGGCCCGCGCCCGGGAAGAGATCGACGCCGGCCGACAGGTGTACGTGGTCTGCCCCAAGATCGGAGCCAAGGAGGAGGAGCCCGGTACGGACCTGGCATTGTTCGACTCGAAGGAAGCCGCAGAGGGACGTGCGCGTGCCGAGCGGCAGGAGCTGACCTCCGTCACCGAGCTGGTCGAGTATCTCACCACTGTGCCGGCGCTCGCAGGCAAGAGCATTGCGCCCCTGCACGGCCGGCTGGACCCCAATGACAAGCACGAGACCATGGCTGCCTTCAACCGCGGCGACATTGAGGTGCTGGTCTCCACCACCGTCATCGAGGTGGGCGTGGACGTACCCAACGCCTCGCTCATGGTGATTATGGACGCCGACCGGTTCGGCATCTCCCAGCTGCACCAGCTGCGCGGCCGGGTGGGCCGAGGCGGGCTGCCCGGTACCTGCCTGCTCGTGACGCAGCTGGAACCGGGGCATCCGAGCCGGGAGCGGCTCGAGGCCGTGGCGGCCACCACCGACGGTTTCGAACTGTCCCGCAAGGACCTTGAACTGCGCCGCGAAGGCGACATCCTCGGCGCCAGCCAGTCCGGCGGCCGCTCCACCCTGAAACTGCTGCGCGCCGTCCAGGACGAAAAGCTCATTGAAAAGGCCCGTGCCGACGCCGTGGCCCTGGTGGCGGCGGATCCGGACCTGCGCGACTATCCGGCCCTGGACGAAGCCATCGAGGCCTACCTGAACCCCGAAGCCGAAGCATTCCTGGAACGCGGCTAA
- the leuD gene encoding 3-isopropylmalate dehydratase small subunit has translation MDKITTHTGIGVPLRQSDVDTDQIIPAVYLKRITRTGFEDALFAGWRKNEDFILNREPYRQGSVLVAGPDFGTGSSREHAVWALKDYGFRAVLSSRFADIFRGNAGKQGLVAAQVAQDDIELIWKVLENSPGTTVTVDLQARTAVCGSVTAPFEIDEYTRWRLLEGLDDIALTLRHESDITSFEAERPAYKPTTLPALH, from the coding sequence ATGGACAAGATCACCACCCACACCGGAATCGGCGTCCCGCTGCGCCAAAGCGACGTCGACACCGACCAGATCATTCCGGCCGTCTACCTCAAGCGGATCACCCGCACCGGATTCGAGGATGCGCTCTTCGCCGGCTGGCGGAAGAACGAGGACTTCATCCTGAACCGGGAACCCTACCGCCAGGGCTCCGTGCTGGTGGCCGGACCGGACTTCGGCACCGGCTCCTCCCGTGAACATGCCGTCTGGGCCCTGAAGGACTACGGCTTCAGGGCAGTGCTCTCCTCCCGCTTTGCGGATATCTTCCGCGGGAACGCCGGCAAGCAGGGCCTCGTCGCGGCCCAGGTGGCGCAGGATGACATTGAGCTGATCTGGAAGGTCCTGGAAAACTCCCCGGGAACAACAGTCACCGTTGATCTGCAGGCCCGGACGGCGGTCTGCGGCAGCGTCACGGCTCCATTTGAAATTGACGAGTACACCCGCTGGCGTCTGCTGGAAGGATTGGACGACATTGCCCTGACCCTGCGCCACGAGTCCGACATCACGTCATTCGAGGCCGAGCGTCCCGCGTACAAGCCCACCACGCTCCCTGCCCTGCACTAG